In the genome of Pichia kudriavzevii chromosome 4, complete sequence, one region contains:
- a CDS encoding uncharacterized protein (PKUD0D01330; similar to Saccharomyces cerevisiae YER047C (SAP1); ancestral locus Anc_7.215), giving the protein MSILSKKQVVFFTCPLAIVDNMFRQKKERARDRLGTMQDLYRGVTNANWAALSLQQNGHLKHALQSWLDLNSYADECVQRLNEELIGVQLAPEEKLILDELNKLRAEVEDNYQSCRKLVQEQQNLQQIQQQQNLQQIQQQQHLQQIQQHHQQNHVQHTLRSGNGVVHPMRRGNRMIKSLRPGGATNYSTTSTPTSSTPSATSPTHSATHLSASTSNIHQNSASARHAANLIWSPSNSLTPRDEFADFSSTSTISDRSKAALKAAAKVKPPRRPYKPKPEQTRSFENKSPPTTNASRSNSPASQSAPPELDPEFDHNYSGGLPPSRRGKQPQIRGKDSQQPPLEAVEPSKDELNDDDALLKKIKGVDIRFTRSILMESNRDQDKVYWSDIAGLEQAKESLMETVVYPFLRPDLFRGLREPVTGMLLFGPPGTGKTMLARAAATESNSTFFSIQSSSLASKWYGESEQLVRALFEVAKAKAPSIIFVDEIDSILGQRSGDGEDNAASRVKNEFLVQWSDLSKAAAGRVDDEGDNGNGDSNGDGNVGNSNSPARVLVLAATNLPWAIDDAARRRFVRRQYIPLPEPETRRAHFQKLLSSTPNDLSEEDMDELVALTEGYSGSDITSLAKDAAIWPIRELGPRMLGLKEVEIRPINLSDFKKSVQNIKPSVNQEGLRKFEEWAHEFGSRG; this is encoded by the coding sequence ATGtccattttatcaaagaaacaggtTGTCTTCTTTACCTGTCCATTGGCAATCGTAGACAACATGTTCAGacagaagaaagagagagcCAGAGACAGACTCGGGACAATGCAGGACCTCTACAGGGGGGTGACCAATGCCAACTGGGCCGCATTGTCGTTACAGCAAAATGGACATTTGAAACATGCATTGCAGTCGTGGCTTGACTTGAACTCGTATGCCGACGAATGTGTGCAGAGACTCAACGAGGAGCTCATTGGGGTGCAGTTGGCTCCAGAGGAGAAACTCATATTGGACGAGTTGAACAAGCTGCGTGCAGAAGTGGAGGACAACTACCAATCGTGCCGCAAACTCGTCCAAGAACAACAGAACCTTCAgcaaattcaacaacaacagaacCTTCAGcagattcaacaacaacagcaccTTCAGCAgattcaacaacaccacCAACAGAACCATGTACAACACACCCTGCGGTCAGGCAACGGCGTTGTCCATCCAATGAGAAGGGGGAACAGGATGATCAAATCCTTGAGACCCGGAGGAGCTACAAACTACTCAACGACATCGACACCAACTTCGTCGACACCGTCAGCTACATCACCTACACATTCTGCGACACACCTATCTGCTTCCACATCAAACATCCATCAGAACAGTGCAAGTGCCAGACATGCGGCAAACTTGATCTGGTCGCCCTCAAACTCATTGACCCCAAGGGACGAGTTTGCGGATTTCTCCTCAACTTCAACCATTAGTGATCGCTCCAAGGCTGCATTGAAGGCTGCAGCCAAAGTGAAGCCCCCAAGACGCCCATACAAACCTAAACCAGAGCAAACAAGAtcctttgaaaataaatcaccaccaacaacaaatgCATCCAGATCAAACAGTCCTGCATCACAGTCGGCACCTCCGGAATTGGACCCTGAATTTGATCATAATTACAGTGGAGGATTACCACCATCGAGGCGGGGGAAACAACCACAGATTCGAGGCAAAGATTCACAACAACCTCCATTGGAAGCTGTTGAACCTTCTAAGGATGAACTGaacgatgatgatgcacttttaaagaaaatcaaggGTGTTGATATTAGATTCACAAGGAGTATCTTGATGGAATCCAATAGAGACCAAGATAAGGTGTATTGGTCCGACATTGCTGGTTTAGAACAGGCAAAGGAGTCGTTGATGGAGACTGTTGTTTATCCATTTTTACGGCCAGACCTATTTAGAGGGTTACGAGAACCAGTTACTGGAATGCTACTATTTGGTCCTCCTGGTACCGGTAAGACCATGCTTGCACGCGCAGCGGCAACCGAATCCAACTCCACTTTCTTTAGTATCCAATCATCATCGTTGGCAAGTAAATGGTATGGTGAGTCTGAACAACTAGTACGTGCCTTATTTGAAGTCGCCAAAGCCAAGGCGCCATCAattatttttgttgatgaaatcgatTCCATATTAGGCCAACGTTCAGGTGATGGAGAGGACAATGCTGCATCAAGAGTGAAGAATGAGTTTTTGGTTCAATGGTCCGACTTATCTAAGGCAGCTGCTGGTCgagttgatgatgaaggtgACAATGGTAATGGTGATAGTAATGGAGATGGCAATGTGGGGAACAGCAATTCTCCTGCTAGGGTTTTAGTTTTGGCAGCTACTAACCTGCCATGGGCCATTGACGATGCAGCCCGTCGTCGTTTTGTACGTCGTCAGTATATACCGTTACCAGAGCCGGAAACCAGACGGGCACATTTCCAGAAGTTGTTGTCGAGCACGCCCAACGACTTAAGTGAAGAAGATATGGATGAATTGGTAGCCTTAACGGAAGGGTACAGTGGGTCTGACATCACCTCCTTGGCGAAGGATGCAGCCATCTGGCCGATCCGAGAGCTAGGGCCTCGAATGCTAGGGTTGAAAGAGGTTGAGATTAGGCCCATCAATCTCAGCGATTTCAAGAAAAGTGTCCAGAACATCAAACCCAGTGTGAACCAAGAAGGATTACgtaaatttgaagaatggGCCCATGAATTTGGTTCTAGAGGTTGA
- a CDS encoding uncharacterized protein (PKUD0D01340; similar to Saccharomyces cerevisiae YIR019C (MUC1)), with protein sequence MNSKLIIAVASALFGTVNAVPTTYSNSSITPVDFVSGTYPDATPVDVHPRCPNLNFNWKNQGTVYPPAAGEVTSAESLGNGDYEIVFQFHAADCPPISNLDQLAIIGVDSPEKQTYLLHDSNQKINRIVDSCSWAAKFVVYGEKENNKVCVPGFQIHYSWFSGLASSEYASSFKYNEAYEYSMGCVHDNNNNAQTDFPQYCFDADILPSTPSNSSSIPATSAPASTSSAPQTCLPAWSQCGGQDWLGISECCGDFVCEKSNDYYSQCVPKQTTLSSSAPCTITLTRSSSSSTATASEVTLPASQAELYYQCGGKSWSGPTACVEGATCSSMNPWYYQCVQTAY encoded by the coding sequence ATGAACTCCAAACTAATAATCGCCGTTGCATCTGCCCTATTTGGAACCGTCAATGCAGTACCAACTACTTATTCAAACTCCTCCATCACTCCAGTCGATTTTGTCTCGGGTACATACCCGGACGCAACACCAGTGGACGTCCATCCAAGATGTCCAAACTTAAACTTCAACTGGAAAAACCAGGGCACTGTTTATCCTCCAGCAGCGGGTGAAGTCACCTCCGCTGAATCTTTAGGAAACGGTGATTACGAAATCGTTTTCCAGTTCCATGCTGCTGACTGTCCTCCAATCTCTAACTTGGACCAACTTGCAATCATCGGTGTCGACTCCCCAGAGAAACAAACATACCTCCTACACGATTCAAACCAAAAGATAAACAGAATCGTCGACTCCTGCAGCTGGGCTGCAAAGTTTGTCGTTTATGgcgaaaaggaaaacaacaaagtATGTGTTCCTGGTTTCCAAATCCACTACTCGTGGTTCTCTGGCTTGGCGTCCTCCGAATACGCATCCTCATTCAAGTACAACGAAGCTTACGAATATTCAATGGGTTGTGTCCAtgataacaacaacaacgcCCAAACAGACTTCCCTCAATACTGCTTTGACGCTGACATCTTACCTTCAACTCCTTCTAACTCGTCCTCCATCCCAGCTACTTCTGCTCCTGCATCTACCTCTTCTGCTCCTCAAACTTGTTTACCTGCTTGGTCCCAATGTGGCGGCCAAGATTGGTTGGGCATATCCGAATGTTGTGGCGACTTTGTATGCGAAAAATCAAACGACTACTACTCCCAATGTGTTCCAAAGCAAACTACCTTGTCCTCTTCAGCTCCTTGTACAATTACCTTGACTCGTTCTAGTTCTTCCTCTACTGCTACCGCATCAGAAGTAACTTTACCTGCAAGTCAAGCTGAATTGTACTACCAATGTGGCGGTAAGAGCTGGTCCGGCCCAACAGCTTGTGTCGAAGGCGCAACCTGTTCCTCTATGAACCCATGGTACTACCAATGTGTCCAAACTGCTTATTGA
- a CDS encoding uncharacterized protein (PKUD0D01350) has translation MTIVQRRYPTPQSCNGHVERYRDNAPDHKVPRQTRDVEIASLLSKIESKPNFNPHLDFDPSVHLVFDPEYFKKTLSLDDLKIKKTHVPRVSNFGAALPFPLLSEEAVDMILYEAFQDEVIDDFARLPNLAVNSTRLDFHIGGHARDHAPFTKAVVESPQISNIVSEFAGLSMSPIYNSETAHLNVSLATQDPTEQLDFPSTREQVEAKLKEQDLGDASQIPSSLGLHYDSTTLALVIMLELPEDAIGGQTTIVTGDEETVRIPEPKIGYATLIQGRILKHLASKPVTNHNRITFVNGYAVTGPDMLDNTALTSTKPSVLPRARFDLFYRDWVEYRFSKLEAHLAYLKKKVVEDYHAGRGFNDAVFVEKCLDIERYVRQTYDEMECVNNPPYPPPLFNTPYNDLP, from the coding sequence ATGACCATCGTACAACGTCGCTATCCCACTCCCCAATCTTGCAATGGACACGTTGAAAGATACAGAGATAACGCACCAGATCATAAGGTTCCCAGGCAAACAAGAGACGTGGAAATCGCCAGTCTTCTCTCAAAGATTGAGTCAAAGCCCAACTTCAATCCACATCTAGATTTTGATCCATCGGTTCATCTAGTATTTGATCCGgaatattttaaaaaaacattatCTTTGGACGATCTAAAGATAAAAAAGACCCATGTGCCTAGGGTATCAAACTTTGGTGCAGCACTACCATTCCCGCTGTTATCCGAAGAGGCGGTGGACATGATACTCTACGAAGCATTCCAAGACGAGGTCATTGATGACTTTGCCAGACTGCCCAATTTGGCAGTCAACTCAACAAGGCTGGACTTCCATATCGGAGGACATGCAAGAGATCATGCTCCATTCACCAAGGCCGTTGTAGAATCTCCACAGATTTCCAACATTGTGTCGGAGTTTGCAGGTCTGTCAATGTCCCCCATTTACAATTCAGAGACGGCGCATTTGAATGTCAGTTTGGCAACTCAAGATCCAACAGAACAGTTGGATTTCCCCTCAACAAGGGAGCAAGTTGAAGCCAAGTTGAAGGAACAAGATCTAGGTGATGCCTCACAGATCCCCTCAAGTTTGGGATTACATTATGACTCAACCACTCTTGCTTTGGTAATTATGCTAGAATTACCGGAAGATGCTATTGGCGGTCAAACCACCATTGTCACCGGTGATGAGGAAACAGTTCGTATTCCCGAGCCTAAGATTGGTTATGCAACGCTAATCCAAGGAAGAATTTTAAAGCATTTGGCTAGCAAACCAGTTACAAACCACAACAGAATAACTTTTGTCAATGGCTATGCTGTCACCGGCCCCGATATGTTGGACAATACTGCATTGACATCGACAAAACCGTCTGTTTTACCAAGGGCCCGATTTGACCTGTTCTACAGAGACTGGGTCGAATACAGGTTCTCCAAATTAGAAGCCCATCTAGCgtacttgaaaaaaaaggttgttgaagattATCATGCAGGAAGGGGATTCAACGATGCAGTCTTTGTAGAGAAATGCCTAGACATTGAGAGGTATGTTCGTCAAACTTACGATGAAATGGAGTGCGTCAATAACCCACCTTATCCGCCACCTCTATTCAATACTCCTTATAACGATCTCCCTTGA
- a CDS encoding uncharacterized protein (PKUD0D01360; similar to Saccharomyces cerevisiae YIL039W (TED1); ancestral locus Anc_7.216), whose amino-acid sequence MDRVQILHALFLLASPMCLVSRLNSSVGAWRMGIIGRLALLATLLAIALQTYIYTYPSLNASQCYWSHEYRGDLTPMQEQLISIPYIGDLYKQYFMVDQGTKPGLELEEGQPRDIRMMTVGDPQLNGNWPSTPYMKRLDNLGNDYYMRHIYQVMKKRLDPTFVTMMGDLLSSQWIGDSEFFNRTRRIVNRSFPRPERQVLTQLEICDKHEDLDWMGYFYEFYDNLNKGFFKDPNFYHFENVYDWDSEGSFLDKETGLNKEPLFLNVTGNHDIGYGDTTFQHMCRWSTLFGKSNYWIEYDNDTSHPWRIVMLNSLAIDGPMLEPVFKDYVWQFIETLERRKYNGSTILLTHVPMYKRTGLCNDGPRFEYYEAEGCHGCSPSRVGLLKSQNHLSEEATQRILNAVFREGKSGIILTGHDHYGCDNYYNYQEETNQWVASKTIDSMKWIREVTVRSIMGDYHGTMGIMTGHFDKNSDAWEFDYSECRFTIQHVWWAAHICTLIALLLTSISIFV is encoded by the coding sequence ATGGACAGGGTTCAAATCTTGCATGcactttttcttcttgctaGCCCAATGTGTTTGGTATCAAGattgaattcttcagtGGGTGCTTGGAGAATGGGAATAATTGGCCGTTTGGCTCTACTTGCCACATTGCTGGCAATTGCATTACAAACATACATATACACATATCCTTCATTGAATGCATCACAGTGCTATTGGTCACATGAGTACCGTGGTGACTTGACTCCAATGCAAGAGCAACTCATTTCGATTCCATACATTGGCGATTTGTACAAGCAATATTTTATGGTTGATCAAGGTACTAAGCCTGGCTTGGAACTTGAAGAGGGCCAGCCACGTGATATTCGTATGATGACTGTAGGTGACCCACAGTTGAATGGCAACTGGCCATCCACCCCATACATGAAACGGTTGGACAATTTGGGTAACGATTACTACATGAGACACATATACCaggtgatgaagaagaggcTTGATCCGACCTTTGTAACCATGATGGGCGATCTACTATCATCACAATGGATTGGAGattctgaatttttcaatagaacaagaagaattgtTAATAGGTCCTTTCCAAGACCGGAAAGACAAGTTTTAACGCAACTAGAAATATGTGATAAGCATGAGGATCTGGACTGGATGGGTTATTTCTATGAGTTCTATGATAACTTGAACAAGGGGTTTTTCAAGGATCCCaatttttatcattttgaGAATGTCTATGATTGGGATTCCGAAGGTTCTTTTCTGGACAAAGAAACAGGCTTAAACAAGGAGCCTCTATTTTTAAACGTTACGGGAAATCATGATATAGGATATGGAGATACTACTTTCCAACACATGTGTAGATGGTCAACACTATTTGGTAAGTCTAATTACTGGATTGAATATGATAACGATACATCACATCCATGGAGAATTGTGATGTTGAACTCTCTGGCTATTGATGGCCCGATGCTTGAGCCTGTGTTCAAAGATTATGTTTGGCAATTCATTGAAACTttggaaagaagaaaatacaaCGGCTCGACAATACTTTTAACCCATGTTCCAATGTACAAAAGAACTGGGCTTTGTAATGATGGGCCTCGATTTGAGTATTATGAAGCTGAAGGATGTCACGGATGCTCGCCAAGTAGAGTTGGCCTATTGAAGTCCCAAAATCACCTGTCCGAAGAAGCAACACAGCGCATTCTTAATGCGGTTTTCCGGGAGGGTAAAAGTGGCATTATTTTGACTGGGCATGATCACTACGGATGTGACAATTACTACAATTATCAGGAAGAGACCAATCAATGGGTTGCTTCCAAGACTATCGACAGTATGAAGTGGATTAGGGAAGTCACTGTGAGGTCCATTATGGGTGACTATCACGGAACAATGGGTATCATGACAGGGCACTTTGATAAGAACAGCGACGCCTGGGAGTTTGACTATAGTGAATGCAGGTTTACAATCCAGCATGTATGGTGGGCAGCACATATCTGTACACTTATTGCGTTGCTATTGACATCCATATCGATATTTGTATAA
- a CDS encoding uncharacterized protein (PKUD0D01370; similar to Saccharomyces cerevisiae YGR116W (SPT6); ancestral locus Anc_3.460) — protein sequence MALEDERDTRDIRSTLIDDAAALSEDEQDQSDENISTAKRSGNKNAEFDSSEEEEEEDEDEDEIRKVADGFIVDDEEEDEEGNAEDDEEAGEEGRAKHRRKRHRESKARIEDELDEDDLDLLRENAGELPANISKKSQFKRLKRGADESVQGDSGAGLTSMFSDEEEDDDEDIRTRPSRHESDEGDRQGEDEDEDEDDLNDAIKERQEKMNQHNLVGEFDDFIEDDEFSEEDEDRDERLARMRSARAKQSQFAQQSKIDQDKLDELYEIFGDGEEYAWALEAEEVEDDNSESVNDNDADEVEYDEDGNVIYKQKPSEADALKNIFEYEELKGHLLTDQDQKIRETDIPERYQVLREGIENYDLNDSDFKDKQRWVAQTLFSEKLAYFQDESRKHLIEPFKEAVAKMVEFISRDNFEVPTIWNSRKDYTLYTSTTDDNQIRVEKLLNENDLWRIVRLDIDYHAIYEKRKTVESFFKSLDTVDLVFDECFNSATTITDLQDLFDYLQFTYSAESRKNEDNKTEQELGTAGKKRKQHSRFRLYERIKNDKIYNVIKEMGIDAEKIGENIVSNSKIYLTDDSEKSPTELITQYLPESYFSTPESALNAIKQMFSQQLVYNPKIRSHLRTTFEQYSNIDIELTEKGRAKINDSSPYADFKYAINRNPGSFYFKPDLFLRMLEAESLGYVIIKIGMKTSLSSYVDHLFTFMSSGGETENSIAWNKLRRECLDLAIQKLIPNITMTVKEKIKNVCERLLYFQIRDSFIDKVDQSPYIPFSNRKGMVSKVLALTNGDGKRDSAVIAIAMDFDGTISHHIKFDESIREPEFERKLVSLIDRFKPEVVAISGYNVNTSHLKKRVEEIVRTNDKKAIAEEEDEYSKKEENDQDEETEVNLPVIYVPNETARLFEYSDSANAEFSDKPVIAKFCIGIARYVQNPLLEYISLGDSITSIPIHKHQGLLPEHMLKEAIDSILVDITCLVGIKINEAVRNTHYSQCLQYIAGLGPRKANNLIKSIESNGGALIRRDDLILKEFVARVVFMNCAPFIEIPVPNRYDKEIDLLDATRIHPEDYDLARKMASDALDLEEEDRAEIENESGGIIGKLYDEGVEKLDELLLEGYAKQLEEHGHLKRATLEMIKEELQNNYEELRKPFHIMTDVEVFEMLTNETKDSFTRGVIVPVIIQKVDNRYLLCVTQNGILGNIARANAVPYGDASSLLVKFNQGQAVQAVVSNVNYAEFKADFSLLKEDIVRAKNARNGDRIKELWNMEAETRDLKREREAELRENKGNKRILKHPYFRNFDARQAEDYLASRDNGEFVIRPSSKGNDHLTITWKVDNQIFQHIDVVEHDKPNEYSLGRTLQVGEFKYHDLDELIVSHVNELHSKVEAMKNHEKFRNEPTAEARDWLLRYSKANNNRSCYCFCFNRKAPGYFFLLFKLADTSEKTYTWNVKVLPNGYMLNKNIYPDMVHLCNGFKKTVQNKMSNPHGSSNQSLQQSYAASSSQYNNGYKSGGYGGYGGYDGGQQGGNYGGYGGYENGNSHGNYGGYNAGHNYGSYY from the coding sequence ATGGCTTTGGAGGACGAGCGAGATACGAGGGACATTAGGTCTACCCTTATTGATGATGCTGCAGCATTATCAGAGGACGAACAGGATCAGAgtgatgaaaatatcagcACTGCAAAGAGATCCGGCAACAAGAATGCAGAATTCGACTCTTcggaagaggaagaggaagaggacgaggatgaagatgaaatcagGAAAGTGGCTGACGGTTTCATTGTTGATGACGAGGAGGAGGACGAGGAGGGGAATGCAGAGGATGACGAGGAAGCTGGCGAAGAAGGTCGAGCAAAGCATCGTAGAAAGAGACATAGAGAGTCAAAGGCCAGAATTGAGGATGAATTGGACGAAGACGATTTGGATTTGCTTCGGGAGAATGCTGGCGAACTGCCTGCCAACATTTCTAAGAAATCGCAGTTCAAACGGTTGAAACGTGGAGCAGACGAGAGTGTCCAGGGGGATTCTGGTGCCGGATTGACCAGCATGTTTTCggatgaggaagaagacgatgatgaagatatcaGAACAAGACCTTCACGGCATGAGAGTGATGAAGGCGATCGCcaaggtgaagatgaagatgaagatgaagatgatttgaatgatgCCATCAAGGAgagacaagaaaaaatgaacCAACACAACCTTGTTggagaatttgatgatttcattgaagatgatgagtTTTccgaagaagatgaagacaGGGATGAACGGTTGGCTAGAATGAGATCAGCAAGGGCAAAGCAATCGCAGTTTGCACAACAAAGCAAAATTGACCAAGATAAACTGGATGAACTTTATGAAATttttggtgatggtgaagaaTATGCATGGGCCttagaagcagaagaagttgaagatgataatTCCGAGAGTGTCAATGACAATGATGCCGATGAGGTTGAGTATGATGAGGATGGCAATGTTATATATAAGCAAAAGCCGTCTGAAGCTGATGCTCTAAAGaacatttttgaatacGAAGAATTAAAAGGACATCTTTTGACCGACCAAGATCAAAAAATCAGAGAAACAGATATCCCGGAAAGATACCAAGTTCTAAGAGAGGGAATCGAAAATTACGATTTGAATGATTCTGACttcaaagataaacaaCGTTGGGTTGCACAGACTCTGTTTAGTGAGAAATTGGcatattttcaagatgAATCCAGGAAACATTTGATTGAACCTTTCAAGGAGGCAGTTGCTAAAATGGTGGAGTTTATTTCTAGGGACAACTTTGAAGTCCCAACAATTTGGAATTCACGTAAGGATTACACATTATATACATCCACCACTGATGACAACCAAATTAGAGTAGAAAAGCTATTGAATGAAAACGATTTGTGGAGAATTGTACGTCTTGATATTGACTATCATGCCATTTAtgaaaaacgaaaaactGTTGAGtcctttttcaaatcgCTTGACACTGTCGATCTTGTTTTCGATGAATGTTTCAATTCTGCCACTACTATTACCGACTTAcaagatttatttgattatCTTCAATTCACCTACAGTGCAGAGTCTaggaaaaatgaagataataaGACCGAACAAGAGTTGGGCACGGCTGGTAAAAAGAGAAAGCAGCATTCACGTTTCAGGTTATATGAGAGGATAAAGAATGATAAAATCTATAATgtcatcaaagaaatggGCATTGATGCAGAAAAGATTGGTGAAAATATTGTATCCAATTCGAAGATTTACTTGACAGATGACAGTGAGAAATCACCAACTGAATTGATAACACAGTATCTACCCGAGTCTTACTTTAGTACACCGGAATCTGCATTGAATGCCATAAAGCAGATGTTCTCACAGCAGTTGGTTTATAATCCGAAAATTCGTTCCCATTTACGTACAACGTTTGAACAATACTCAAATATTGATATCGAACTAACCGAAAAGGGTCGTGCAAAAATCAACGATAGTTCCCCTTATGCAGATTTCAAATATGCTATCAATAGAAATCCTGGCTCGTTCTATTTTAAACCTGACTTGTTTTTGCGTATGTTGGAAGCTGAGTCTTTGGGTTATGTTATTATAAAGATAGGTATGAAGACCTCTTTGTCTAGTTACGTTGATCATCTATTCACTTTCATGTCTTCTGGTGgtgaaactgaaaattcaattgCATGGAATAAGCTGAGGCGTGAGTGTCTAGACTTAGCCATCCAAAAGCTAATTCCTAATATCACCATGACtgtcaaggaaaaaatcaaaaacgTATGTGAACGTTTGCtgtatttccaaattcGTGATAGTTTCATTGACAAAGTTGATCAAAGTCCTTATATTCCCTTTAGTAATAGAAAAGGCATGGTTTCAAAGGTGTTGGCTTTGACTAACGGTGATGGTAAGAGGGACTCTGCTGTTATAGCAATAGCCATGGATTTTGATGGTACTATTTCTCACCATATTAAGTTTGATGAAAGTATCAGAGAACCGGAATTTGAGAGAAAGTTAGTTAGTTTGATTGATAGATTCAAACCTGAAGTCGTTGCTATTTCTGGTTATAACGTCAATACCTctcatttgaaaaagagagttgaagaaatagtGAGGACCAATGATAAAAAGGCTATCGCcgaagaggaagatgagtattcaaaaaaagaagagaatgaccaagatgaagaaactgaGGTTAACCTACCTGTAATTTACGTTCCTAATGAAACTGCCAGACTGTTTGAATACTCGGATAGTGCCAATGCAGAGTTTTCCGATAAACCGGTTATTGCTAAATTCTGTATTGGTATTGCACGTTATGTTCAAAATCCTCTGTTGGAATACATATCCCTTGGTGACAGTATAACGTCTATCCCTATTCACAAGCATCAAGGCCTTCTACCAGAACATATGCTGAAAGAGGCAATCGACTCCATTTTGGTTGACATTACATGTCTTGTTGGAATTAAAATAAACGAAGCTGTACGTAATACTCACTATTCCCAATGCTTACAATACATTGCAGGTTTGGGACCAAGGAAGGCCAACAATCTCATCAAGAGTATCGAATCCAATGGTGGTGCGTTGATAAGAAGGGACGACTTAATTCTAAAGGAGTTCGTTGCAAGAGTAGTTTTCATGAATTGTGCTCCTTTCATTGAAATTCCAGTTCCTAACAGGTatgataaagaaattgatttgttgGATGCCACACGTATTCATCCCGAAGACTATGATTTGGCTCGTAAAATGGCAAGTGATGCACTagatttggaagaagaagatcgtgcagaaattgaaaatgaaagtgGTGGTATCATTGGTAAACTTTATGATGAGGGTGTCGAGAAGTTGGATGAGTTATTATTGGAAGGTTATGCTAAGCAATTGGAAGAGCATGGTCATCTCAAGAGAGCTACTTTGGAAATGATCAAGGAAGAGCTTCAAAATAACTATGAAGAACTAAGAAAACCATTCCACATTATGACTGatgttgaagtttttgagATGTTAACTAATGAAACCAAAGATTCCTTTACGCGTGGTGTTATTGTTCCTGTTATCATACAAAAGGTCGATAATAGGTACTTGCTATGTGTCACCCAAAACGGAATTTTGGGTAATATTGCACGGGCGAATGCAGTTCCCTACGGAGATGCGTCAAGTTTATTGGTTAAGTTTAATCAGGGACAAGCCGTTCAAGCAGTTGTATCCAATGTTAACTATGCGGAATTTAAGGCTGACTTCTCATTGTTGAAGGAAGATATTGTTCGTGCCAAGAATGCCAGAAATGGTGATAGAATTAAAGAACTATGGAACATGGAAGCTGAAACAAGAGACCTAAAGAGGGAAAGGGAGGCTGAGCTTAGAGAAAATAAGGGTAACAAGCGTATATTGAAGCATCCATATTTTAGAAACTTTGACGCACGTCAAGCAGAAGACTATCTTGCCTCTAGAGATAATGGTGAGTTTGTTATTAGGCCTTCAAGTAAAGGCAACGACCATTTAACAATTACCTGGAAAGTGGACAATCAGATTTTCCAGCAtattgatgttgttgaacatGATAAGCCGAACGAATACTCTTTAGGTAGAACATTACAAGTTGGTGAATTCAAGTATCACGATCTAGACGAATTGATTGTTTCACATGTCAATGAGTTGCACAGTAAAGTTGAAGCTATGAAAAACCACGAAAAGTTTAGAAATGAACCAACAGCAGAAGCTCGTGATTGGTTGTTGAGGTATTCTAAAGCAAATAACAACAGATCATGCTACTGTTTCTGTTTCAATCGTAAGGCGCCAGGATacttctttctccttttcaaattggCAGATACATCCGAAAAAACCTATACATGGAACGTAAAGGTCTTACCAAATGGTTACATGCTGAACAAAAACATCTATCCAGATATGGTTCATCTCTGTAATGGGTTCAAGAAGACTGtgcaaaacaaaatgtcCAATCCTCATGGATCATCCAACCAATCTCTACAACAATCATATGCTGCATCGTCTTCGCAGTACAACAATGGCTACAAAAGTGGTGGTTATGGTGGTTACGGGGGTTATGATGGTGGTCAGCAAGGCGGGAATTATGGCGGCTATGGTGGCTACGAAAATGGCAATAGCCATGGAAATTATGGCGGATACAATGCTGGCCACAATTATGGTAGTTACTATTGA